One region of Sphingomonas abietis genomic DNA includes:
- a CDS encoding LysR family transcriptional regulator translates to MFEMSQLRCFVAVAEQLHFGHAAASLNMTQPPLSRQIQLLERAVGAPLLERSSRSVRLTPAGRVFLPEARRILRLSESAIRWTQRVWRGEAGTLRIGFTAASGYGMLPDLMSRMRDAMPDVDVVLREMVTSAQVEALAGGMLDVGFVRPPVDLRRFSSRTYLVEKFVLAVPAGHALDGRSSVDITTLHDQPFIMFSPDAARYFHDILTDLFDRTRIQPRVVHQVGQMHSMLGLVDAGFGVAILPEAATRLHFRHVEYRPIHADVEIDARLELIWMADNDNPALARFLDMTEAASPSAE, encoded by the coding sequence ATGTTCGAGATGAGCCAGCTGCGCTGCTTCGTGGCCGTCGCCGAGCAGCTCCATTTCGGCCATGCCGCCGCCTCGCTCAACATGACCCAGCCACCGCTCAGCCGGCAGATCCAGCTGCTCGAACGCGCCGTCGGCGCACCGCTGCTCGAGCGCAGCAGCCGATCGGTCAGGCTGACCCCGGCAGGCCGCGTGTTCCTGCCCGAAGCGCGTCGCATCCTCCGCCTGAGCGAGAGCGCGATCCGATGGACCCAGCGCGTCTGGCGCGGTGAAGCCGGCACGCTGCGCATCGGCTTCACCGCTGCCTCTGGCTACGGCATGCTGCCCGACCTCATGTCGCGCATGCGCGACGCCATGCCCGATGTCGACGTGGTGCTGCGCGAGATGGTGACGAGCGCGCAGGTCGAGGCGCTCGCCGGTGGCATGCTCGACGTCGGCTTCGTCCGGCCGCCGGTCGATCTGCGTCGATTTTCGTCACGCACCTATCTCGTCGAGAAATTCGTGCTGGCCGTACCCGCCGGACATGCGCTGGACGGTCGCTCATCCGTCGATATCACGACCTTGCACGATCAGCCGTTCATCATGTTCTCGCCCGATGCGGCCCGCTATTTCCACGATATCCTCACCGATCTGTTCGATCGCACGCGGATACAGCCCCGGGTGGTCCATCAAGTGGGCCAAATGCACTCGATGCTGGGCCTCGTCGATGCCGGTTTTGGCGTCGCCATCCTCCCCGAAGCGGCGACACGTCTGCATTTTCGACATGTCGAGTACCGTCCCATCCACGCCGATGTGGAAATCGATGCCAGGCTCGAACTGATATGGATGGCCGATAATGACAATCCAGCTCTCGCCCGTTTCCTGGATATGACCGAAGCAGCATCTCCATCCGCCGAGTAA
- a CDS encoding MFS transporter codes for MEMQAKPAIVQQSHVRYAILATIFLLTTINFADRAAISVAGSAIKTALGISPVTLGYIFSAFGWSYVFAQIPGGALLDRYGSKTVYLASIIGWSACTFASGFASFMAPASAVIALFMLRLGLGAVEAPSFPANARLVAAWFPDSERGTASAIFNSAQYAALILFAPLMGWIVDRFSWHYVFFVMGTLGFVSAAIFAKVVHAPRRHPHVSQSELDHIMRGGAQIQLDAPSATPKTAFSWSIVRQLLGNRMLLGIYIGQYCVNGLTYFFTTWFPVYLVQAKHLSYTQAGFGAAVPAIAGVAGGIIGGVISDRLIKRGHSLTFSRKLPIVIGMLCAISIVLCNFVTSLTLVIAIMSLSFFGKGLGALGWAVVSDAAPREVTGLSGSIFNMVGNLAGIVTPIVIGYIVATTGSFDLALAFVAAHALLVVVSYTMIVGPIRRFALRDATAA; via the coding sequence ATGGAAATGCAAGCGAAGCCGGCGATCGTCCAGCAAAGCCATGTGCGCTATGCGATATTGGCGACCATCTTTCTTCTTACCACGATCAATTTTGCCGATCGCGCGGCGATATCGGTCGCGGGATCGGCCATCAAGACAGCGCTCGGGATCAGCCCGGTGACGCTGGGCTACATCTTCTCCGCCTTCGGCTGGAGCTACGTCTTTGCACAGATACCCGGCGGCGCGCTGCTCGATCGCTATGGATCGAAGACCGTCTATCTCGCCTCGATCATCGGATGGTCGGCCTGCACCTTCGCCTCGGGCTTCGCCTCCTTCATGGCCCCAGCCTCTGCCGTCATCGCGCTGTTCATGCTCCGGCTCGGCCTCGGCGCCGTCGAGGCACCGTCCTTCCCGGCCAATGCCCGGCTGGTCGCCGCCTGGTTTCCCGATAGCGAGCGCGGCACCGCCAGCGCCATATTCAATTCCGCCCAATATGCAGCCCTGATCCTGTTCGCGCCGCTGATGGGCTGGATCGTCGATCGCTTCAGCTGGCATTACGTCTTCTTCGTGATGGGCACGCTCGGCTTCGTCAGCGCCGCGATCTTCGCCAAGGTTGTCCACGCGCCGCGCCGCCATCCGCATGTCTCGCAAAGCGAGCTCGATCATATCATGCGCGGCGGCGCCCAGATCCAGCTCGACGCGCCGAGTGCGACGCCGAAGACTGCGTTCAGCTGGTCGATCGTGCGCCAGCTGCTCGGCAACCGGATGCTGCTCGGAATCTATATCGGCCAATATTGCGTCAACGGCCTGACCTATTTCTTCACCACCTGGTTCCCGGTCTATCTCGTTCAGGCCAAGCATCTGTCCTACACGCAGGCCGGGTTCGGCGCGGCGGTGCCCGCGATCGCCGGTGTCGCCGGCGGGATCATCGGCGGGGTCATCTCCGATCGGCTGATCAAGCGCGGCCACAGCCTCACCTTCAGCCGCAAATTGCCGATCGTGATCGGCATGCTGTGCGCGATCTCCATCGTGCTGTGCAATTTCGTGACCAGCCTGACGCTGGTGATCGCGATCATGTCGCTATCCTTCTTCGGCAAGGGCCTTGGCGCGCTCGGCTGGGCGGTCGTCTCCGACGCGGCACCGCGCGAGGTCACCGGCCTGTCGGGCTCGATCTTCAACATGGTCGGCAATCTCGCCGGCATCGTGACGCCGATCGTGATCGGCTACATCGTCGCGACGACCGGCTCGTTCGATCTCGCGCTCGCCTTCGTCGCCGCCCACGCGCTGCTGGTCGTCGTCAGCTACACGATGATCGTCGGCCCGATCCGGCGCTTCGCGCTGCGCGACGCCACCGCCGCCTAG
- a CDS encoding aldehyde dehydrogenase (NADP(+)): MRRPVVLLEEGRPTGDMLIGGHAVRGSAAMIHAVDPATGERLEPGFPGATPTDVGQACALAWAAFPAYRETGLEQRAAFLETIADEIVALGDALIERAMRESGLPRPRLEGERGRTCGQLRLFADVVRAGHFLDARIDPAMPDRQPLPRVDLRLRNIAIGPVAVFGASNFPLAFSVAGGDTASALAAGCPVVVKAHNAHPGTSAMIASAVRAAVARSGMPEGVFSMLYGAGNEIGTGLVADAHIKAVGFTGSRSGGLALMKVAAERREPIPVYAEMSSINPVILLPGALAARGEAIGQGFAAALQLGAGQFCTNPGLVLAIEGPDVAAFVKGATEGIEGASPQTMLTPGIHAAYEQGVASFAGHDGVSTVARGAEATGRYQASARLFATDGDRFLRDHALQAEIFGSASLLVRVKDAAALANVLEALEGQLTVSVHMEDSDRETVAQLLPTMEIKAGRLLVNGFGTGVEVSHAMVHGGPYPATSDGRTTSVGTLAIRRFLRPVCYQDMPQPLLPDALRDGNPLHLWRMTDGALSRD, encoded by the coding sequence ATGCGCAGGCCCGTCGTGCTGCTTGAGGAAGGCCGCCCGACCGGCGACATGCTGATCGGCGGCCATGCCGTTCGCGGATCGGCGGCGATGATCCACGCCGTCGATCCCGCGACCGGCGAGCGTCTGGAGCCGGGCTTTCCCGGTGCCACGCCGACGGACGTCGGGCAGGCCTGTGCGCTCGCCTGGGCGGCCTTTCCGGCCTATCGCGAAACCGGCCTCGAACAGCGCGCCGCGTTTCTCGAGACGATCGCGGACGAGATCGTGGCGCTGGGTGATGCGCTGATCGAGCGGGCGATGCGGGAAAGCGGCCTGCCACGCCCACGCCTGGAAGGCGAGCGCGGCCGGACCTGCGGCCAGCTCAGGCTGTTCGCCGACGTGGTGCGCGCCGGCCATTTCCTCGACGCCCGCATCGATCCGGCGATGCCCGATCGCCAGCCCCTACCACGCGTCGATCTGCGGCTGCGCAATATCGCGATCGGCCCGGTCGCCGTGTTCGGTGCCTCCAATTTCCCGCTCGCCTTCTCCGTCGCCGGTGGCGACACCGCCTCCGCCCTCGCCGCCGGCTGCCCGGTGGTGGTGAAGGCGCACAATGCCCATCCCGGCACCTCGGCGATGATTGCCTCGGCCGTGCGCGCCGCGGTGGCCAGGAGCGGGATGCCCGAGGGCGTCTTTTCGATGCTCTATGGCGCTGGCAACGAGATCGGCACCGGCCTCGTCGCCGATGCCCATATCAAGGCGGTGGGCTTTACCGGCTCACGCAGCGGCGGCCTCGCCTTGATGAAGGTGGCGGCCGAACGGCGCGAGCCGATCCCGGTCTATGCCGAGATGTCGAGCATCAATCCGGTGATCCTGCTGCCCGGAGCGCTGGCCGCGCGCGGCGAAGCGATCGGCCAGGGCTTCGCCGCCGCTCTCCAGCTCGGTGCCGGCCAGTTCTGCACCAATCCCGGCCTCGTCCTGGCGATCGAGGGGCCGGACGTGGCCGCTTTCGTCAAGGGCGCGACCGAGGGCATCGAAGGCGCTTCGCCGCAGACGATGCTGACCCCCGGCATCCACGCTGCCTACGAACAGGGTGTCGCCAGCTTCGCCGGGCACGACGGGGTTTCGACCGTAGCGCGCGGTGCCGAGGCGACCGGTCGCTATCAGGCCAGCGCTCGGCTGTTCGCTACCGATGGGGACCGCTTCCTGCGCGATCATGCGCTGCAAGCGGAGATTTTCGGCTCTGCGTCGCTGCTCGTCCGGGTAAAGGACGCCGCCGCGCTCGCGAATGTGCTGGAGGCGCTCGAAGGGCAACTGACCGTCTCCGTCCATATGGAGGACAGCGACCGCGAAACGGTCGCGCAGTTGCTGCCGACCATGGAGATCAAGGCCGGTCGCCTGCTCGTCAACGGCTTTGGCACCGGTGTCGAGGTTTCCCATGCGATGGTCCATGGCGGCCCTTATCCGGCGACCTCCGATGGCAGGACCACCTCCGTCGGCACGCTGGCGATCCGGCGCTTCCTGCGACCGGTCTGTTACCAGGATATGCCGCAACCATTGCTGCCGGACGCTTTGCGGGACGGCAATCCCCTTCATCTGTGGCGCATGACGGATGGTGCCCTGAGCCGGGATTGA
- a CDS encoding carbohydrate porin, which yields MFILPDGTAVPVAQTIVVAPATSAASPPVPTPHKRRNGSMARPQQDTQSPNAPVTRLDAPSTAHLLGDWGGLRHRLEDIGLTPNLAYVSHTVSNVRGGTTDKTLTAGQFTAGVTADLPTLLGLPGTFQATIVRRFGTSFNAESGLNTLVTPQSIQGRGEVWRVSQLWYRAKVSGGILGGVDVKLGRMYFNEDFNQARCDFISGYFCLGNNTRAASTVWPTSPVSQWAVRVQEEVARNLTLKVGVYQYNPKNLDMTRNFYVGFKGATGVVLPAELVYTPKVNGLTGTYTLGMLFSNADQNDPVLNARGEIRSLHGGSALVRHAEWGGYFNVRQPLTKPRKDGAHGLTAFLNLSVLSTQSPNNENALSLGVNYSGPIAGRPRDELGLAFGTARLNHRITDAARYVDDNGLGDVAVRKREYVIEGYYAISIVHGFTLQPDIQFIFDPGGDRHRRNAIVPGFKTAIVL from the coding sequence ATGTTCATTTTACCCGACGGCACAGCTGTGCCTGTCGCCCAGACCATCGTCGTCGCGCCGGCCACGTCCGCCGCGTCGCCGCCGGTGCCCACGCCGCACAAGCGACGGAACGGCTCGATGGCGCGTCCCCAGCAAGATACCCAATCGCCGAATGCGCCGGTCACCCGGTTGGACGCGCCGAGCACTGCGCATCTGCTGGGCGATTGGGGCGGGCTGCGCCATCGTCTCGAAGACATCGGCCTCACCCCCAATCTCGCTTATGTCAGCCACACCGTCAGCAATGTGCGCGGCGGCACCACCGACAAGACGCTCACCGCCGGCCAGTTCACCGCCGGCGTCACCGCCGACCTGCCGACGCTGCTCGGCCTGCCGGGCACCTTCCAGGCGACCATCGTCCGCCGTTTCGGCACCAGCTTCAACGCCGAGAGCGGGCTCAACACGCTGGTCACGCCGCAATCGATCCAGGGCCGTGGCGAGGTCTGGCGGGTCAGCCAGCTCTGGTATCGCGCCAAGGTCAGCGGCGGCATTTTGGGCGGCGTCGACGTCAAGCTCGGCCGGATGTATTTCAACGAGGACTTCAACCAGGCGCGCTGCGATTTCATCAGCGGCTATTTCTGCCTGGGGAACAACACCCGCGCCGCATCGACGGTGTGGCCGACCTCGCCGGTCAGCCAATGGGCGGTGCGCGTGCAGGAGGAGGTGGCGCGCAACCTCACGCTCAAGGTCGGGGTCTACCAATATAACCCCAAGAATCTCGACATGACGCGCAATTTCTACGTGGGCTTCAAGGGCGCGACCGGCGTCGTGCTGCCGGCCGAACTGGTCTATACGCCCAAGGTCAACGGGCTGACCGGCACCTATACGCTCGGCATGTTGTTCTCCAACGCCGACCAGAATGATCCGGTGCTCAATGCGCGCGGCGAGATCCGCTCGCTCCACGGCGGCAGCGCGCTCGTCCGCCATGCCGAATGGGGTGGCTATTTCAACGTCCGCCAGCCGCTCACCAAGCCGCGCAAGGACGGCGCGCACGGCCTCACCGCCTTCCTCAACCTCTCCGTGCTGTCGACGCAGAGCCCGAACAACGAGAATGCGCTGAGCCTCGGCGTCAACTATAGCGGCCCGATCGCAGGCCGCCCGCGCGACGAATTGGGTCTCGCCTTCGGCACCGCGCGGCTCAATCACCGCATCACCGATGCCGCGCGCTATGTCGACGATAATGGGCTCGGCGATGTGGCGGTGCGGAAGCGGGAATATGTGATCGAGGGCTATTATGCGATCTCGATCGTTCACGGGTTCACCCTGCAGCCCGATATCCAGTTCATCTTCGATCCGGGTGGTGACCGCCATCGGCGCAACGCCATCGTGCCCGGCTTCAAGACCGCCATCGTGCTGTAG
- the kdgD gene encoding 5-dehydro-4-deoxyglucarate dehydratase: MTKMTPREMAQTIGQGLLTFPVTHFDAEHRFAEAPFREHCAWMLDFDVAALFAAGGTGEFFSLTPAEVDKVVRAAVEETAGRVPVIAGAGYGTAMAIELAQAAERAGADGILLLPPYLMGAKQEGLAAHIEAVCKSVSIGVIQYNRANAVIHEDELAKLADRCPNLVGFKDGVGDLELMMKVYAKLGDRLTYVGGLPTAETFAMPYLEMGVTTYSSAIYNFMPEWAVDFYKAVRAKDQPTVVKMLNDFVFPYLKIRDKGRGYAVSIVKAGLTAIGRPAGPVRLPLTDLSEAEQAELSALIAKANAPYAQARRAA; the protein is encoded by the coding sequence ATGACCAAGATGACCCCGCGCGAAATGGCCCAGACGATCGGCCAGGGCCTGCTGACATTCCCGGTCACCCATTTCGATGCCGAGCATCGCTTCGCCGAGGCGCCGTTCCGCGAGCATTGCGCGTGGATGCTCGATTTCGATGTCGCCGCCCTGTTCGCCGCCGGCGGCACCGGCGAATTCTTCTCGCTCACCCCTGCCGAGGTCGACAAGGTAGTGCGCGCCGCAGTCGAAGAGACCGCCGGGCGCGTGCCGGTGATCGCGGGCGCAGGCTATGGCACGGCGATGGCGATCGAACTGGCCCAGGCCGCCGAGCGCGCCGGCGCCGACGGCATCCTGCTGCTGCCGCCCTATCTGATGGGCGCCAAGCAGGAAGGCCTCGCCGCGCATATCGAGGCGGTGTGCAAGTCGGTGTCGATCGGCGTGATCCAGTATAATCGCGCCAATGCCGTGATCCATGAGGATGAGCTGGCGAAGCTCGCCGATCGCTGCCCCAACCTTGTCGGCTTCAAGGATGGCGTCGGCGATCTCGAACTGATGATGAAGGTCTACGCCAAGCTTGGCGACCGGCTGACCTATGTCGGCGGGCTGCCGACCGCCGAGACCTTCGCGATGCCCTATCTCGAAATGGGCGTCACCACCTACTCCTCGGCGATCTACAATTTCATGCCGGAATGGGCGGTGGATTTCTACAAGGCGGTTCGCGCCAAGGATCAGCCGACGGTCGTGAAGATGCTCAACGACTTCGTCTTCCCCTACCTCAAGATCCGCGACAAGGGCCGCGGTTACGCGGTGTCGATCGTCAAGGCCGGACTCACCGCGATCGGCCGCCCGGCCGGCCCGGTGCGCCTGCCGCTCACCGATCTCAGCGAAGCCGAGCAGGCCGAATTGAGCGCGCTGATCGCCAAGGCCAATGCGCCTTATGCGCAGGCCCGTCGTGCTGCTTGA
- a CDS encoding L-talarate/galactarate dehydratase, translating to MFEKRIISANPLQGNLPAGEATLDRISKVTVSLAFLPLKRPISDAKVLTGRQKPLTEVAFVFAEIESEGGLHGLGVTYSKRAGGPGLYAHAKEIAGNLIGEDPNDIARLWTKLVWAGASVGRSGLATQAMAAFDIGLWDMKAKRAGLPLAKLIGAHKDSVRTYNTSGGFLSSPIEEVLENCAASVADGIGGIKIKVGQPDPMADLRRLEAVRNQLGDFPLMVDANQQWDRPTAFRICRIMEQFNLVWIEEPLDAYDAVGHAQLAAAMDTPIASGEMLASAGEHLELIRLDSVDFIQPDAPRVGGITQFLKIMTMAEQKHMKLAPHFFMELHVHLAAAYPHDSWVEHFDWLEPLFNERMEKRDGRMIVPARPGIGISLSDQARAWTVATETVTK from the coding sequence ATGTTCGAGAAGCGCATCATTTCCGCCAATCCGCTGCAGGGCAATCTGCCCGCCGGGGAGGCCACGCTCGATCGGATCAGCAAGGTCACGGTCAGCCTCGCCTTCCTGCCGCTCAAGCGCCCGATCAGCGACGCCAAGGTGTTGACCGGCCGCCAGAAGCCGCTCACCGAAGTCGCCTTCGTCTTCGCTGAGATCGAGAGCGAGGGCGGCCTGCACGGTCTCGGCGTCACCTACTCCAAGCGCGCCGGCGGCCCCGGCCTCTATGCCCATGCCAAGGAGATCGCCGGCAACCTGATCGGCGAGGATCCGAACGACATTGCGCGGCTGTGGACCAAGCTGGTCTGGGCCGGCGCCTCGGTCGGCCGCAGCGGCCTCGCCACGCAGGCGATGGCGGCGTTCGACATCGGCCTGTGGGACATGAAGGCCAAGCGCGCCGGGCTGCCGCTCGCCAAGCTGATCGGCGCCCACAAGGACAGCGTCCGCACCTACAACACCTCGGGCGGCTTCCTGTCGTCGCCGATCGAGGAGGTGCTGGAGAATTGCGCGGCGTCGGTGGCAGACGGCATCGGCGGCATCAAGATCAAGGTCGGCCAGCCCGATCCGATGGCCGATCTGCGTCGCCTGGAAGCGGTGCGCAACCAGCTCGGCGACTTCCCGCTGATGGTCGACGCCAACCAGCAATGGGACCGGCCGACCGCCTTCCGCATCTGCCGGATCATGGAGCAGTTCAATCTCGTCTGGATCGAGGAGCCGCTCGACGCCTATGACGCCGTGGGCCACGCCCAGCTCGCCGCCGCCATGGATACGCCGATCGCGTCCGGCGAGATGCTGGCCAGCGCCGGCGAGCATCTCGAACTGATCCGGCTCGACTCGGTCGACTTCATCCAGCCCGATGCGCCGCGCGTCGGTGGCATCACCCAATTCCTCAAGATCATGACGATGGCCGAGCAGAAGCATATGAAGCTCGCGCCGCATTTCTTCATGGAACTGCACGTCCACCTCGCCGCCGCCTATCCGCACGACAGCTGGGTCGAGCATTTCGACTGGCTGGAGCCGTTGTTCAACGAGCGGATGGAGAAGCGCGACGGCCGCATGATCGTGCCGGCCCGCCCCGGCATCGGCATCAGCCTGAGCGATCAGGCCCGCGCCTGGACGGTGGCGACCGAGACCGTCACCAAATGA